In Cololabis saira isolate AMF1-May2022 chromosome 1, fColSai1.1, whole genome shotgun sequence, the following proteins share a genomic window:
- the LOC133449750 gene encoding uncharacterized protein LOC133449750, which yields MSALVEAAAGLALGAAAGCMLGATEDPVDATLAAMTASGPLKPVLEEVRAVGPLGLGTLMGATALTAAMTSVIVGVVLAAAVAAAFVATGSCGPAPRRSAGLWVSAGLAGAVGTALAGAGFGMAVESVVQNHGMLGLLWALGVFTALKTPLSFVLAALWRRGEARCTLGRHAEREQVEAAEWQLRQRTTLQVERRMVALEAGGATGGAAEERVAWAAEQKLRVEMETRRTRSEEAAAEQRTARDWVRAVVTRYVDLLAFSGVPMTLVAVATAGLGLAGYGGHQAALIALLVLVVAIAYLLMSSSDFQFWMLVGVMAMIVSFVVAMLTLHAGQQAVEAARKLREAGRGQTRESVGGRMDMQSSLEALSAAVFVARMCQLGLGAAVGGALARRAAGRVEVTAGAAAVAGLLLVGVEVLAPALGDGGCAGALLGVVGAAGVSVGAVLSAAPEGQAVSWPGTAGRVAGVVAGALAAGRWHAVNIGLQLPVAYVFARIDPV from the exons ATGAGCGCGTTGGTGGAGGCGGCGGCGGGACTGGCCCTGGGAGCCGCGGCAGGGTGCATGCTGGGAGCCACGGAGGACCCGGTGGACGCCACGCTGGCAGCCATGACGGCGAGCGGCCCGCTGAAGCCGGTCCTGGAGGAGGTCCGGGCCGTGGGGCCCCTGGGCCTGGGCACCCTGATGGGGGCCACGGCGCTGACGGCCGCCATGACGTCGGTCATCGTCGGCGTGGTGCTGGCGGCGGCCGTGGCGGCGGCGTTCGTGGCCACGGGGAGCTGTGGCCCGGCGCCCCGGCGCTCGGCGGGCTTGTGGGTGTCCGCGGGCCTCGCCGGCGCCGTCGGGACTGCGCTGGCTGGAGCCGGGTTTGGGATGGCGGTGGAGTCGGTGGTGCAGAACCACGGCATGCTGGGACTCCTCTGGGCTCTGGGCGTCTTCACCGCGCTGAAGACGCCGCTCAGCTTCGTGCTGGCGGCGCTGTGGCGACGCGGCGAGGCCCGGTGCACCCTGGGACGCCACGCCGAGCGGGAGCAGGTCGAGGCCGCCGAGTGGCAGCTGAGGCAGCGGACCACCCTGCAG GTTGAGCGGAGGATGGTGGCGCTGGAGGCCGGCGGTGCCACGGGGGGGGCGGCGGAGGAGCGGGTGGCGTGGGCCGCCGAGCAGAAGCTGCGGGTGGAGATGGagacgaggaggacgaggagcgaGGAGGCCGCCGCGGAGCAGCGCACTGCCCGGGACTGGGTCCGCGCCGTGGTGACCCGCTACGTCGACCTCCTGGCCTTCTCCGGGGTGCCAATGACGCTGGTCGCCGTGGCGACGGCGGGCCTGGGCCTGGCCGGCTACGGCGGCCACCAGGCGGCGCTCATCGCGCTGCTGGTCCTGGTCGTCGCCATCGCGTACCTGCTGATGTCGTCCTCCGACTTCCAGTTCTGGATGCTGGTGGGCGTCATGGCGATGATCGTGAGCTTCGTGGTCGCCATGCTGACGCTGCACGCCGGGCAGCAGGCTGTGGAGGCCGCCCGGAAGCTGCGGGAGGCCGGGCGGGGTCAGACCCGGGAGAGCGTCGGCGGCCGCATGGACATGCAGTCCTCGCTGGAGGCCCTGAGCGCCGCGGTGTTCGTGGCGAGGATGTGCCAGCTGGGGCTGGGCGCCGCCGTCGGGGGGGCGCTGGCCCGGCGGGCGGCCGGGCGGGTGGAGGTGACGGCCGGGGCGGCGGCGGTGGCGGGGctcctgctggtgggggtgGAGGTCCTGGCCCCGGCTCTGGGGGACGGGGGCTGCGCCGGGGCCCTGCTGGGGGTTGTGGGCGCCGCCGGGGTGTCGGTGGGGGCGGTGCTCTCCGCGGCGCCGGAGGGCCAGGCCGTCTCCTGGCCGGGGACGGCGGGAAGGGTGGCCGGGGTGGTGGCGGGGGCACTGGCGGCGGGGCGGTGGCACGCCGTCAACATCGGGCTGCAGCTGCCCGTCGCCTACGTGTTCGCCAGGATCGACCCGGTCTGA